The following nucleotide sequence is from Chaetodon auriga isolate fChaAug3 chromosome 19, fChaAug3.hap1, whole genome shotgun sequence.
TGTGTATTTTAGCCAGAAATGCTtcctcacatttctgttttctcacagtGAGACACACATCTACTCATTTGGACCACGAGCCCCCCCCAAACAGCTCTAACTTTAGCTCTAACTTTAGCTCGATAAGCTCTTAAAAGAACCCACTGTGAGGCTCTCTCAAACTGAGATTCAGACACTAAAACGTGTAAAAGTGACGCTCAGCATTAACCGTGTCCACCCTGTCCATGTCTCTCAGGTGGGTGGGTTACCAGTACCCTGGATACAGAGGCTACCAGTACCTGTTTGAGTGCGGTGACTACAGACACTACAACGACTTCTGCGCCTTCCAGCCCCAGATCCAGTCCATGCGTCGTATCAGGGACATGCAGTTCCACCAGAGAGGATGCTTCACCCTCACCTCCGCCAGCAAGTGAATGACACGTGCTGACCGTCTGGTGCTGTCGTAGCCATGCAGCCCTCTCAGCTTTTTATTTCTCCAAACGCCCCCTTTCTCCAATCCTTTCCTAAATCTCCACCATCACCGCTCCATCCCaaaggaaagacagaatgagagcaAATACACGGGACAACCTTAACTGACTTTTTATGGtgctaaaaaataaacatgttgtgAAAAACCTGACACCTCCCTGGCTGGATTACCTTTATTCTCTCTGCAAAAAAATCATGCTAATGTTTGGATAATATTCTTATAGGAATTGATGGTGTGTGGCTGCTTGTTACGATCTTAAAGggttttctctccattttcatCTCCTAAAGCTGATCCATCACAGAGTACAAGCTCCTCTGGTCAGTTTACTGCAGCATTACTGACTCACTATAGGTTCAAACATGAATAGTTTTGGGATATCATATAGAGTCTAATTGTTGAATTAAAGATAAAGcatcatacagtatgtacatgtgtaacagaaagaggaaacataGTACCAGGTAGTTCATAAATATTATTAAGGAATAACACAGGGAGCTCTTTATATGCAGTAGAAATAAATTAATATatagaaggaggaaaaaaaaaatatacacatcGAGGTAATTATACACCAAGTCGAATATATGATATACACCATATCACACACAATATATAATGAATTGTATGTACAGTTATGGCTGTAattcacagctgaaatgtgaCTGGACGACAGACCGTCCAATGGTTTTGGCTGAATGTGAAACTGATTCAGGGACgtgaagtgaatgaaacagCAGAGCTGTTAAACATTTGGTGAGTTTATGTCAGGTCCTCTGAATCTGGGCCACATGCTGCCTTCACTGCTCCTCCAGAGTCGTAAAATAAAGTagctgcatttttctttttgtgtattttgataATACATGACAAATGTGACCACGCGGCCACTTAAAATACTAAAAAGACCCAATTAAAGCCACTTTTGGAACACTAAATCGCTTAAGGACCTTTTAAAACTCTTAAACGTCGTCACGTCGGATCGCCTCGTTAGACAGTGCACTGTGCTCCAATTTCGTAATACTCATGATTTCCGACAGAACGTAAAGGCATCAGCACGCTTCAGGACGCCTCAGTGAAAACATCGACTGGAAGAAGAAACCATGGCGGCACTCTTCAAAGCAAGGAAAGGTCGGTACATCAAGAAAAAGAGGATTataatgaaaaacagcatttactCACAGAAGACAATGCTGGCTTAAAACATATTAGCTGTGTGCGCAGAGATACATGCACTGGAAACACTGTGAAGCAGTAGCTAACCTAGTTATGTTAGCTTGCTACGTAACCAGTAGCTACATAACCTGGGGAAACTCACCTAAGCGAAACTAACTAATCCCATTTACAATATACCTCGCAGTAAAAATCAAAACGTCTGCCAGCTTTGTTTAACGACGCAGTTACGTGACATAACCAACGGCGGCCAGCTAACATAGTGTTAAACCTGTTCTTGACAGTTAGCTTCTCGGCTAAATAAGGAGACAAGCTAGCCGGCTACATTAGCTGTGCTGTCAGAACTTAAACTGATTCACAACCATTTTCAATGAAGAAAATTAGCTCACCTCGTTGCCGAATAGTCTAACAGCTATTctgcttttttatgtttttattcaaacTATCAGCCTGAGACGAAGGTGACTGATGGTGAGGTTCACCTTTCACCTAAATAACTGCAAGCTAACCGGTGAGCTGGTGCTGCCTTCAAAGACACTGAAGTGCATGCACcctgtggctgcagcaggacCATGACAACAACATGAGAATGATTCGAAATAAATGTGACATGAAACGAGATGACTGTGATTTttaactgtggaggaagaagtAATCAGATcctaaagtaaaagtaataatacTTAGTGGACTGCCTCTGAGATGTGTtgagtagaagtagaaagttGCTTAAAATGGGAATACTGaagttaagtacaagtaccttgtAATTTGTACTGAAATAGTAAAATGGATTTacgttgttttgttttattaagtCTGACCAACAGGTCAAAAACTGAGAATGTTCAGTTTATCTCCAAATATAAGATAAAGAGAAATGAGCTATTACGAATATTTACGAAAAGGAAACTTTTGCTATGAAATCAATTTTCTGATGAACAGCTAATGAATTAACTGACCAATGGTTCAGTTCATATTGTTATTAATAatctttttatgtgttttttcaatGAATAGGAAAACCAAAAATTGTAAAAATCACAATTTCTGAAACCCCGTTCAGTTATCACATAATAACATGTCAGTAAGTTAAACTCCAGACTTTCCGTTTTCAGCAGTTTCTGTTCCAGATCACAGTGTTGGTACGACATCGTGCTGTCGTAGCTTCAGCACTTTGTCTGCGCTCCTCGTTTTCACCGTCCTGACAGCGTCATCAAATCTGACCCCATCATAACAAATCACGACACCCATATTAGCACCACGAGTCACTTCTGGCTCGCCGTGGGCAACTCGCGAGCTGCAGCTGGGTCTCGCCGCTCAGACCAGTTCATCAGAGGACCCCATCACCACGAAAAAACTGGATCTGATCATAGTGGACACTTTTATACTGAGTGAGAAGGACGAGACGAATGACGGAAATGATTAGCTGGATTAAGAACTTAAAATGTAGAAGTGGAATCTCCTGAATGCACGACTCTGCAGCTGCACCGCCTTTTATCCCCTCAAATTAACCAAAAAAACTCTTTTGTGAGTGATTCATGAAAAATGTCGAGCTGACAGGTTCAAAAATGATAAACAAATGTTAAAGCATCTTCTATAATAAAGGCATCAATGAGTGAAGAGACGCTTTCAGGCGTCAGTCTGAAGGGAATTTATTctgaggtgtttttgtttggccAGAACAGAAGTAGAAGAAGTCTGAAGCACATTTCTTTAAAATTCATCCATCAGTTGTTGAAATACTCAGACACAATCCATCTCATagttttcagatatttcagcctggacaGGTTTTGTCCTCCATGTTGGAAGCATGACTGAGCACCAGTgactctgtgtctttgtcttcttctgtccctcAGCTCTTAGCTTGTGTCTCATTGGACGTCGAGGTCTGTCTCAGCTGGCAGAGTTACCAGAGACTCATCAGATCCTGAGACAGACCTGCAGGGACTACGCTGACCGCGAGCTCGTCCCCATCGCTGCCAAACTAGACAAAGAGCATTGTTTCCCTGCCAAACaggtgcgtgcacacacacgcacacacacgcacacacacgcacacacacacacacacacgggctgCACATTGTGATGCTTTAACAGTGACTTATGAGTTGAAAATTGATCCCATTTCACTGTTGTAATCCAGCATTTAGCAGGCCAAGATTAGAACCGGTGAGAGGGTTGATGAGGAAGAACGCGTCCAGCAGCCATCGATGTGTTGGTGATATTGATGTATGAGCTGACAGTGTGTTGGTGTCTGTGGTCGTGATGAACCTTCACCAAATCATCCTCTGAATCTGCAGCTTCCCACGATTTTACAGACATTTTAGAGGAAGTTTCAGCTCATAGTCAATCTGTCCAGACTGTCCTGGTTCGCCCCCATagccttgttttttttagagaaGAAGCTCTGGATACGACCGTGTGGAGCGTTGTGGTGCTACAGACGTTtggttggtggagaccaaacgcagagctaaaagacagtaatggacttaaattcatcaggtgacaaaaacagacttcaaatgctatttaaaatgtttgtcaaCTGTCCAGATTCAGGAGCTGGGGGCGATGGGGGTGATGGCCATGGAGGTGCCCGAGGAGCTGGGTGGAGCTGGGATGGACTATCTGGCGTACAGTCTGGCTATGGAGGAAATCAGCCGAGGCTGCGCCAGCACCGGAGTCGTGGTCTCCGTCAACAACGTGAGGACCGCCGGCGGCACAGACGTGTGTGAATGTAACTGCTGtgatgtggtggtggtgagttTGTCGGTCTCTTCTGGTCTCTGTGCTCTTAGTCTCTCTACATCGGACCAATACTGAAGTTTGGAACAGAGGAACAGAAGCGGCAGTGGATCACGCCGTTCACCACCGGAGAGAAGGTGGGCTGCTTCGCCCTCAGTGAGCCAGGTGAGCCTGACTGCACCTGAAGCACTCTGCTGTTTGAGAGTCCGACACAGTGAAgctgcttcagctgcttctctgtgtttgaacCTTCTCTGTTTTTCGATGTCAACGCTTCACTCCGGTGCTCGCTGGTATGAACTCACGTGtctttttcagatttcattcaTCCCTGATTTTAAACTCCAGGTAACGGCAGCGATGCGGGTGCAGCCTCCACAACCGCTCGCCAGGAGGGAGATGAGTGGGTGCTGAATGGAACCAAAGCCTGGATCACCAACTCCTGGGACGCCTCCGCCACTGTCGTGTTCGCTACCACGGACAAGAAACTCAAACACAAGGCACGTGACGCGGCACGTGTTCCTGGTTTCATGTTGAGATGGCGAAGATAGAGAGTGGATGTTTGATAACTGACGGCGCTGatcgtctctgtctgtctgtctgtctgtctgtctgtctgcagggtATCAGCGCCTTCGTGGTGCCCATGCCAAACGCAGGCCTTTCTCTGGGGAAGAAGGAAGATAAATTGGGCATCAAAGCTTCATCCACTGCCAACCTCATCATGGAGGACTGCAGGATACCGCTGGGCAACATGCTGGGCCCCCGCGGTGCCGGATTCAAGATCGCCATGGTATTTACACAGAGGCTGTGTTTACATGGAACCTGTTACTCCACCACCTGTGAACATAAGACGTCAGGTGAAACCAGCGAGCTCTGGGCTGAATTACGCCTGTCATGATTGgttaaacagctgaaatgtgaaGGATTTCCTGAATATCTGCTTCTCTGCTCATCATACATACCATGTGACGCTGATCAGTTTCGGGGAGGCTCCTCGTCCTGTTTGACAGGACGTCAGTGAACCAGTGCCAGGATGCAGGGCTGAATCCCTTAATGAGCATGTTTGTTTAGCCTCATTCAGGCTAATTTCATCTGGAAAATGTCTGTATTCAGCTGCGTAGAGTCGGATAACGTCAGTCTGTTCGTCGTCTGTTGCTGCGTCGGGAGTCAAAGTTTGAAGTTATGTAAGAATTAAAGTTCTGCACAGCATCCTTCTGTTATCAGAGGATTAGAGACCTGAGAGCGAGCAGACCGATTGTTTGGCAGGTTTCTAATCGTCTTGTCAGGTGTACACGTCATGAGAGAGTCCTGGTGGCGTCCTCTGTCCAGAGAACGTCGCCTGCGTCCAGACTGGCAGGAAGCTGCCTCTGAGGTCTGAACGAGTCGGTCAGccctcagacacacagtgaaatcagCAGGTTGTGCCTCCAGAATGAGGCTCAGGGTTCTGATTGGTGACCTGCTGCCTgtaaacttcctgtttgtctgcgtCTCTCAGCAAACTCTGGACAGCGGACGGATCGGCATCGCAGCTCAGGCTCTCGGCATCGCTCAG
It contains:
- the acads gene encoding short-chain specific acyl-CoA dehydrogenase, mitochondrial → MAALFKARKALSLCLIGRRGLSQLAELPETHQILRQTCRDYADRELVPIAAKLDKEHCFPAKQIQELGAMGVMAMEVPEELGGAGMDYLAYSLAMEEISRGCASTGVVVSVNNSLYIGPILKFGTEEQKRQWITPFTTGEKVGCFALSEPGNGSDAGAASTTARQEGDEWVLNGTKAWITNSWDASATVVFATTDKKLKHKGISAFVVPMPNAGLSLGKKEDKLGIKASSTANLIMEDCRIPLGNMLGPRGAGFKIAMQTLDSGRIGIAAQALGIAQASLDCAADYAHKRSAFGAPIGKLQAIQFKLADMAVAVESARLLTWKAALLRDSKKPFIKEAAMAKLAASEAATFCSHQAIQILGGMGYVSDMPAERHYRDARITEIYEGTSEIQRLVIAGQLLKEYQP